The following nucleotide sequence is from Sphingomonas telluris.
GGCCATGGTAGAAGGACGTGACCACGAACAGCGCCATCGGCACGGCGCCCCACGGCGTCTGCAGCCACTCGCGGACCGTTGCAGAGTCCAGCGTCGGCAGGAACAGCAGCGACGCGATCAGCCACACACCGAGGAAAAGCAGCGCGACGCTGCTGACCCGCTCGCCGATCCAGTGCTCGCCGCCTTCGCGCGCGGAGCCGAGGCCGCGGACGCGCTTCAGCTCCGTCGAGCTGTTACCGACGCTCATTTCACGCCTCCCAGAAGGTAGAACCAGAGCGCCGCGGTTAGAATGACCGATCCCACGATCGTTGCGATTGCCGACGTTCTGTTCACGCCAAGCTCGAACGCCTCACCCGTGTCCATGAACAGGTGGCGGATGCCCGAAAGCAGATGCTGGAAAAACGCCCAAGTGAGCCCGATCAGGACGACCAACCCGAGCCAGTGCGTCGCTGCACTGTTGAAGGTGGCATAGCCTTCGCGGTCGCCGGCGAGCGCCAGCAGCCACCAGGTCAGGACAGCGAGACCGGCAACGGCCAGTGCGCCGCCGGTAATGCGGTGGAGGATGGAAACTGTCATCCCCGGTCCC
It contains:
- the sdhD gene encoding succinate dehydrogenase, hydrophobic membrane anchor protein; the protein is MSVGNSSTELKRVRGLGSAREGGEHWIGERVSSVALLFLGVWLIASLLFLPTLDSATVREWLQTPWGAVPMALFVVTSFYHGLDGLKVVVDDYVHEPGNNFALNTLLLFLAVGGAALALFALGKIAFGGAA
- the sdhC gene encoding succinate dehydrogenase, cytochrome b556 subunit, yielding MAEQRARPLSPHLSVWRWGPGMTVSILHRITGGALAVAGLAVLTWWLLALAGDREGYATFNSAATHWLGLVVLIGLTWAFFQHLLSGIRHLFMDTGEAFELGVNRTSAIATIVGSVILTAALWFYLLGGVK